The following coding sequences lie in one Kribbella sp. NBC_00709 genomic window:
- a CDS encoding type II toxin-antitoxin system VapC family toxin — MTCHWSRPPTTLVDACVILDLTTDDPNWADWSEDALAQAADQGPLVINPILYAEVSVDFNSVEELDEVLDEAELGREPLPFDAGFLAGKAFLTCRRRGGPRRSPLGDFYIGAHAAIAGHRLLTRDANRYLTYFPTVPLIAP, encoded by the coding sequence CTGACCTGTCACTGGTCCCGGCCACCGACAACTCTCGTCGACGCCTGCGTCATCCTCGACCTCACCACCGACGACCCGAATTGGGCCGACTGGTCGGAGGACGCCCTCGCGCAAGCAGCCGACCAGGGACCACTTGTGATCAACCCCATCCTGTACGCCGAGGTGTCGGTCGACTTCAACTCCGTCGAGGAGCTCGACGAGGTCCTCGACGAGGCCGAGCTGGGACGCGAACCGCTCCCGTTCGACGCCGGATTCCTGGCGGGGAAGGCCTTCCTCACCTGTCGTCGGCGCGGAGGACCTCGCCGTTCGCCGCTCGGCGACTTCTACATCGGAGCCCACGCCGCGATCGCCGGCCACCGGCTCCTCACCCGCGACGCCAACCGCTACCTCACCTACTTCCCCACTGTTCCGCTCATCGCCCCCTGA
- a CDS encoding succinate dehydrogenase hydrophobic membrane anchor subunit — MSEIAAPRSSNRSRNLKGGGRNRSGQTNFELYSWLFMRLSGLALVILVLGHLFVNLMLGGGITALDFGFVAGKWANPLWQVWDLLMLWLAMLHGSNGLRTIINDYAEKDQTRFWLKALLITAAIVIVVLGTLVIFTFDPCLDPNSTLSVCK, encoded by the coding sequence ATGAGCGAGATCGCGGCTCCCCGGTCGAGCAACCGGTCGCGAAACCTCAAGGGCGGCGGCCGGAACCGTTCGGGCCAGACCAACTTCGAGCTGTACAGCTGGCTGTTCATGCGGCTGTCCGGGCTCGCCCTCGTCATCCTGGTGCTCGGGCACCTGTTCGTGAACCTGATGCTCGGCGGCGGGATCACCGCGCTGGACTTCGGCTTCGTGGCCGGCAAGTGGGCCAACCCGCTGTGGCAGGTCTGGGACCTGCTGATGCTGTGGCTGGCGATGCTGCACGGCTCGAACGGCCTGCGCACGATCATCAACGACTACGCCGAGAAGGACCAGACCCGGTTCTGGCTCAAGGCCTTGCTGATCACCGCGGCGATCGTCATCGTCGTCCTCGGCACCCTGGTGATCTTCACCTTCGACCCCTGCCTAGACCCGAACAGCACGCTGTCGGTCTGTAAGTAA
- a CDS encoding glycosyltransferase, with protein MSALRIAQLANFVGPTSGGMRTAIEQIGQGYVEAGAERIVITPGERDTVEETGFGTVVRVKAPKVSGGYRLITNPWNVIDVLKKFGPTTVEISDKSTLLPVARWARRNDVGTILFSHERLDAMLALGSARPGQLGGHDVLRPGRMLGEVSQRTSRWTGESVQRRAEGVKASQLHVVATVAALYRILSRTYDAVVVTSRYAAAEFDEVTTPLVRIPLGVDLDTFHPSLAEPVDDGVLKLVHAGRLSREKSPHLAVATAAELHRRGVKLRMDVYGTGPHLDELIEIAGDAPVTFHGYVDGRRTLARHLAEADIALSVCPGETFGLAVLEALAAGTPVVTANTGGARELVDETCGRWEAAKPSALADAVLALAKVPGRRAAARHRAERYEWQTCVNRMLALHHRLSQTRVAA; from the coding sequence GTGAGTGCGCTCCGGATCGCCCAACTGGCGAACTTCGTCGGGCCGACGTCCGGTGGGATGCGGACCGCGATCGAGCAGATCGGCCAGGGGTACGTCGAGGCCGGCGCCGAGCGGATCGTGATCACGCCGGGCGAGCGCGACACCGTCGAGGAGACCGGGTTCGGCACGGTGGTCCGGGTGAAGGCGCCCAAGGTGAGCGGTGGCTACCGGCTGATCACCAACCCGTGGAACGTGATCGACGTACTGAAGAAGTTCGGGCCGACCACGGTCGAGATCTCGGACAAGTCGACGCTGCTCCCGGTCGCGCGCTGGGCCCGGCGCAACGACGTCGGCACGATCCTGTTCAGCCACGAACGCCTGGACGCGATGCTGGCGCTGGGGTCGGCCCGCCCGGGTCAGCTCGGCGGCCACGACGTACTGCGTCCCGGCCGGATGCTCGGTGAGGTCAGCCAGCGCACCAGCCGCTGGACCGGTGAGAGCGTGCAGCGCCGCGCCGAGGGCGTGAAGGCCAGCCAGCTCCATGTGGTCGCGACCGTCGCCGCGCTGTACCGCATCCTCAGTCGCACGTACGACGCCGTCGTGGTCACGTCCCGGTATGCGGCGGCCGAGTTCGACGAGGTGACCACACCGCTGGTCCGGATCCCGCTCGGGGTCGACCTGGACACGTTCCACCCGTCGCTGGCCGAGCCGGTGGACGACGGCGTACTGAAGCTGGTGCACGCCGGACGGCTGTCGCGCGAGAAGAGTCCGCACCTCGCGGTCGCCACCGCGGCCGAGCTCCACCGCCGGGGCGTGAAACTGCGGATGGATGTGTACGGCACCGGTCCGCACCTCGACGAGCTGATCGAGATCGCGGGCGATGCGCCGGTCACGTTCCACGGGTACGTCGACGGCCGCCGGACGCTCGCCAGGCATCTCGCCGAGGCCGACATCGCACTGTCCGTCTGCCCCGGCGAGACCTTCGGCCTGGCCGTCCTCGAGGCCCTCGCCGCCGGCACCCCGGTCGTCACCGCGAACACCGGCGGCGCCCGCGAACTCGTCGACGAGACCTGCGGCCGCTGGGAGGCCGCCAAACCTTCCGCCCTGGCCGACGCGGTCCTCGCGCTGGCGAAGGTCCCCGGCCGCCGGGCCGCCGCCCGCCATCGCGCCGAACGCTACGAATGGCAGACCTGCGTCAATCGCATGCTCGCCCTCCACCACCGCCTCAGCCAGACCCGCGTCGCCGCCTAG
- a CDS encoding MBL fold metallo-hydrolase, which yields MSFWICATCAVEHSEQVDVCAICADERQWVPADGQHWTTLEELAGTEVTITEVEPDLYGIRSKPPIGIGQQSMLVTTEAGNLLWDPIGYVDDDAVRRVRERGEVVGIIASHPHMYGVQVEWSHRLGDVPVYVSEADKEWVARQDAVIRTWSGTLTPLPGVTVLQPGGHFPGSAVVHWQNGAEGKGVILSGDTIFANPDRTSVSFMRSYPNRIPLSGAVVDRVARSLDPYEYDRLYNNFGASIPTDAKAVVRRSADRHAAWTRGDYDHLT from the coding sequence GTGAGTTTCTGGATCTGTGCGACCTGTGCGGTCGAGCACTCCGAGCAGGTCGACGTATGCGCGATCTGCGCCGACGAGCGGCAGTGGGTGCCCGCCGACGGGCAGCACTGGACCACGCTCGAGGAGCTGGCCGGCACCGAGGTCACCATCACCGAGGTGGAGCCCGACCTGTACGGCATCCGCTCGAAGCCGCCGATCGGGATCGGCCAGCAGTCGATGCTGGTGACAACGGAGGCGGGCAACCTGCTCTGGGACCCGATCGGGTACGTCGACGACGACGCCGTCCGCCGGGTCCGCGAGCGGGGCGAGGTGGTCGGGATCATCGCCAGCCACCCGCACATGTACGGCGTCCAGGTCGAGTGGAGCCACCGCCTCGGCGACGTACCGGTGTATGTCTCGGAGGCGGACAAGGAGTGGGTCGCCCGGCAGGACGCGGTGATCCGGACCTGGTCGGGCACGCTGACGCCGCTACCCGGAGTGACCGTTCTCCAACCGGGCGGTCACTTCCCCGGCAGCGCGGTCGTGCACTGGCAGAACGGTGCCGAGGGCAAGGGTGTGATCCTGTCCGGCGACACGATCTTCGCCAACCCCGACCGTACGTCGGTGAGCTTCATGCGCAGCTACCCGAACCGCATCCCGCTGTCCGGCGCGGTCGTCGACCGGGTCGCCCGCTCCCTCGACCCCTACGAGTACGACCGCCTGTACAACAACTTCGGCGCCAGCATCCCAACAGACGCCAAGGCCGTAGTCCGCCGCTCCGCCGACCGCCACGCGGCCTGGACCCGAGGCGACTACGACCACCTCACCTGA
- a CDS encoding succinate dehydrogenase iron-sulfur subunit — MDVKVKILRYNPEVLDEAEWKTYSVTLEPTDRVLDALHKIKWEQDGTLTFRRSCAHGVCGSDAMRINGRNRLACKTLIKDLNPDKEITVEPIKGLTVLKDLVVDMDPFFEAYRAVMPFLVTSGHEPTRERIQSPEDRARFDDTTKCILCAACTTSCPVFWSDGQYFGPQAIVGAHRFIFDSRDEGTEQRLEILNDKEGVWRCRTTFNCTDACPRGIEVTKAIQEVKRALIFRRV; from the coding sequence ATGGACGTGAAGGTCAAGATCCTCCGGTACAACCCCGAGGTGCTCGACGAGGCGGAGTGGAAGACGTACTCCGTCACGCTGGAGCCGACCGACCGGGTGCTCGACGCGCTGCACAAGATCAAGTGGGAGCAGGACGGCACGCTGACGTTCCGGCGGTCCTGCGCGCACGGTGTCTGCGGCTCGGACGCGATGCGGATCAACGGGCGGAACCGGCTGGCCTGCAAGACGCTGATCAAGGACCTGAACCCGGACAAGGAGATCACCGTCGAGCCGATCAAGGGCCTGACGGTGCTCAAGGACCTGGTCGTCGACATGGACCCGTTCTTCGAGGCGTACCGCGCGGTGATGCCGTTCCTGGTCACCAGCGGTCACGAGCCGACCCGGGAGCGGATCCAGTCGCCGGAGGACCGGGCCCGGTTCGACGACACCACCAAGTGCATCCTCTGCGCCGCGTGTACGACGTCCTGCCCGGTGTTCTGGTCCGACGGCCAGTACTTCGGCCCGCAGGCGATCGTCGGCGCGCACCGGTTCATCTTCGACAGCCGCGACGAGGGCACCGAGCAGCGGCTCGAGATCCTGAACGACAAAGAGGGCGTCTGGCGCTGCCGGACCACCTTCAACTGCACCGACGCCTGCCCGCGCGGTATCGAGGTCACCAAGGCGATCCAGGAAGTGAAGCGCGCCCTCATCTTCAGGCGGGTGTGA
- a CDS encoding WD40/YVTN/BNR-like repeat-containing protein translates to MQQRVREFFDRYYSRLVALLERCGVPRSAPPLLVLGVLSATTSVVIASTLFISHRTAGDAGPLAIEPAAAGPAGTEVVNAERAQVLSMTMVTRNRWAAGWSDCTTSPNCRYAAVLDRDGARATSPEWPVPYATLQDGTEAIAVAPPREGTLTGDTSMMFRMTYDGPVLTRLRYRMPTSTFATGEILTDQIVPGRIVVVNPAESSVRMLDTRGTRSPVCDTSGRCWMLTGVGRTDILWTDDGGKTWRSQSLDSHNQLGRLAVSPDGKTLVTTSVVVGDSGQAVAKMRISKDRGATWTDVAHPPQSLNTPPLAFDDGTALMLGGRLNDRPRLYRVRDAAADLDRGYPGDLADLSGDEHLMYGFEVPKRRTTEVVLSTDEGATWTKFAPR, encoded by the coding sequence GTGCAGCAGCGCGTCCGTGAGTTCTTCGACCGCTACTACTCCCGGCTGGTCGCACTGCTGGAGCGCTGTGGCGTACCCCGGAGCGCTCCGCCGCTACTCGTGCTTGGTGTGCTGTCCGCCACGACATCGGTCGTGATCGCGTCGACGCTCTTCATCTCGCACCGGACCGCGGGCGACGCGGGACCGCTGGCCATCGAGCCCGCGGCCGCCGGGCCGGCCGGGACGGAGGTGGTGAACGCCGAGCGGGCACAGGTGCTGTCGATGACGATGGTGACCCGGAACCGCTGGGCGGCCGGCTGGTCCGACTGCACCACCAGCCCGAACTGCCGGTACGCCGCAGTACTCGATCGCGACGGCGCCCGCGCCACCTCCCCGGAGTGGCCGGTCCCGTACGCGACCCTGCAGGACGGGACCGAGGCGATCGCGGTCGCCCCGCCCCGCGAGGGCACGCTGACCGGAGACACGTCGATGATGTTCCGGATGACCTACGACGGTCCGGTGCTGACCCGGCTCCGGTACCGGATGCCCACCTCCACGTTCGCGACCGGCGAGATCCTCACCGACCAGATCGTGCCGGGCCGGATCGTGGTGGTGAACCCGGCGGAGTCGTCGGTCCGGATGCTCGACACCCGCGGCACCCGGTCGCCGGTCTGCGACACCAGCGGCCGGTGCTGGATGCTGACCGGGGTCGGCCGGACCGACATCCTCTGGACCGACGACGGCGGCAAGACCTGGCGCTCGCAGTCCCTCGACAGCCACAACCAGCTCGGCCGGCTCGCCGTCAGCCCGGACGGCAAGACGCTGGTCACCACCTCGGTCGTCGTCGGCGACAGCGGCCAGGCGGTCGCGAAGATGCGCATCTCGAAGGACCGCGGGGCGACCTGGACGGACGTCGCGCACCCGCCGCAGAGCCTGAACACGCCACCGCTCGCCTTCGACGACGGTACGGCGCTGATGCTCGGCGGGCGGCTCAACGACCGGCCGCGGCTGTACCGGGTGCGGGACGCGGCGGCGGACCTCGACCGCGGGTATCCGGGTGATCTCGCCGATCTCTCCGGGGACGAGCACCTGATGTACGGGTTCGAGGTACCGAAGCGCCGGACGACGGAGGTCGTGCTCAGCACGGACGAGGGCGCGACCTGGACGAAGTTCGCGCCTCGCTAG
- a CDS encoding acyl-CoA mutase large subunit family protein, translated as MSHRSESGFEFDPVYEPLDGFDPAAKLGEPGQFPYTRGVYPTMYTQRPWTMRQYAGFGTAAESNQRYHQLIDHGTMGLSVAFDLPTQMGYDSDATIAHGEVGKVGVAIDSIDDMRVLFDKIPLDQVSTSMTINAPGSVLLLLYQLVAEEQGVSAGKLTGTIQNDVLKEYIARGTYIYPPKESLRLISDIFAYCQSELPKWNTISISGYHMAEAGATPAQEIAFTLANGIEYVRAAVASGLEVDEFAPRLSFFFVARTTLLEEVAKFRAARRIWSRVMRDEFGAKNPKSLMLRFHTQTAGVQLTAQQPEVNLVRVAIQGLAAVLGGTQSLHTNSYDEAIALPTEKAARLALRTQQVLAYETDITATVDPFAGSYVVESLTDEVEAAAVELMDQVEEYGGAVAAIEKGFQKQEIERSAYQIAQEIDSVERVVVGMNKFKIAEEEPYEPLRVDPTIEAQQTARLADLRANRDQAAVDKALAALKKAAQGNDNCLYPMKAALKARATVGEVSNTLREVWGVYVPADTF; from the coding sequence ATGAGTCATCGCAGCGAGTCGGGGTTCGAGTTCGATCCGGTGTACGAGCCGCTGGACGGGTTCGACCCGGCGGCGAAGCTGGGTGAGCCGGGGCAGTTCCCGTACACCCGGGGCGTGTACCCGACGATGTACACGCAGCGGCCGTGGACCATGCGGCAGTACGCCGGGTTCGGGACCGCGGCCGAGTCGAACCAGCGGTACCACCAGCTGATCGACCACGGGACCATGGGCCTGTCGGTCGCGTTCGACCTGCCGACCCAGATGGGGTACGACTCCGACGCCACGATCGCGCACGGCGAGGTCGGCAAGGTCGGGGTGGCGATCGACTCGATCGACGACATGCGGGTGCTGTTCGACAAGATCCCGCTGGACCAGGTGTCCACTTCGATGACCATCAACGCACCCGGATCGGTGCTGCTCCTGCTGTACCAGTTGGTGGCCGAGGAGCAGGGCGTCTCCGCCGGCAAGCTGACCGGCACGATCCAGAACGACGTACTGAAGGAGTACATCGCGCGCGGCACCTACATCTACCCGCCGAAGGAGTCGCTGCGGCTGATCAGCGACATCTTCGCGTACTGCCAGTCCGAGCTGCCGAAGTGGAACACGATCTCGATCTCGGGCTACCACATGGCCGAGGCCGGGGCGACGCCCGCGCAGGAGATCGCGTTCACGCTGGCGAACGGGATCGAGTACGTCCGGGCCGCGGTCGCGTCCGGGCTGGAGGTGGACGAGTTCGCGCCGCGGCTGTCGTTCTTCTTCGTCGCGCGGACGACGCTGCTGGAGGAGGTGGCGAAGTTCCGGGCCGCGCGGCGGATCTGGTCGCGGGTGATGCGGGACGAGTTCGGCGCCAAGAACCCGAAGTCGCTGATGCTGCGGTTCCACACCCAGACGGCCGGCGTACAGCTCACCGCGCAGCAGCCCGAGGTCAACCTCGTCCGCGTGGCGATCCAGGGCCTGGCCGCCGTGCTCGGTGGCACCCAGTCCCTGCACACCAACTCCTATGACGAGGCGATCGCGCTACCCACCGAGAAGGCCGCCCGGCTGGCGCTGCGTACCCAGCAGGTGCTGGCGTACGAGACCGACATCACCGCCACGGTCGACCCGTTCGCCGGCTCGTACGTCGTCGAGTCGCTCACCGACGAGGTCGAGGCCGCGGCGGTGGAGCTGATGGACCAGGTCGAGGAGTACGGCGGGGCGGTCGCCGCGATCGAGAAGGGCTTCCAGAAGCAGGAGATCGAGCGCTCGGCGTACCAGATCGCCCAGGAGATCGACTCGGTGGAACGTGTCGTCGTCGGGATGAACAAGTTCAAGATCGCCGAAGAGGAGCCGTACGAGCCGCTCCGCGTCGATCCCACCATCGAGGCCCAGCAAACCGCCCGCCTCGCCGACCTCCGCGCCAACCGCGACCAGGCCGCCGTCGACAAGGCCCTCGCCGCCCTCAAAAAGGCTGCCCAAGGCAACGACAACTGCCTCTACCCGATGAAAGCGGCCCTGAAGGCCCGAGCCACCGTCGGCGAAGTCTCCAACACCCTCCGCGAAGTCTGGGGCGTCTACGTCCCCGCCGACACCTTCTAG
- the sdhA gene encoding succinate dehydrogenase flavoprotein subunit yields MQQHQYDVIIVGAGGAGMRAALESSKRTRTAVLTKLYPTRSHTGAAQGGMCAALANVEEDNWEWHTFDTVKGGDFLVDQDAAEVMCREAVDAVLDLEKMGLPFNRTAEGKIDQRFFGGHTRNHGEAVVRRSCFAADRTGHMILQTLYQQCIKQNVEFFNEYYVLDLLMTDGKASGVVAYELATGELHVFSAKSVIFASGGFGKVFRTTSNAHTLTGDGMGIVWRKGLPLEDMEFFQFHPTGLAGLGVLLSEAARGEGGILRNKDNERFMERYAPTVKDLAPRDMVARAMANEVREGRGCGPDGAYVMLDLTHLEPAHIDAKLPDITEFARTYLGVEPYTEQIPVFPTAHYAMGGIPTNIQGEALANNDDVIPGLYAAGEVACVSVHGANRLGTNSLLDINVFGRRAGIAAAEYASTAEFEELPSEPEKYVVELIEGLRNSTGEERIAAIRFDLQATMDLNAQVYRTEGSLKQALIDIEALKLRFADVAVQDKGKRFNTDLLEAVELGFLLDLAEVLVVSALERKESRGGHFREDYATRDDVNFMRHTMAYREIDAEGNVNIRLDYKPVVQTRYKPMERKY; encoded by the coding sequence ATGCAACAGCACCAGTACGACGTCATCATCGTCGGCGCGGGTGGCGCGGGAATGCGCGCGGCTCTCGAGTCCAGCAAGCGCACCCGCACCGCAGTACTCACCAAGCTCTATCCGACCCGGTCGCACACCGGCGCGGCCCAGGGCGGCATGTGTGCCGCGCTGGCGAACGTCGAGGAGGACAACTGGGAGTGGCACACCTTCGACACGGTCAAGGGTGGTGACTTCCTGGTCGACCAGGACGCGGCCGAGGTGATGTGCCGCGAGGCCGTCGACGCGGTGCTCGACCTGGAGAAGATGGGTCTACCGTTCAACCGGACCGCCGAGGGCAAGATCGACCAGCGGTTCTTCGGCGGCCACACCCGCAACCACGGCGAGGCCGTCGTACGCCGGTCCTGCTTCGCGGCCGACCGCACCGGGCACATGATCCTGCAGACGCTGTACCAGCAGTGCATCAAGCAGAACGTCGAATTCTTCAACGAGTACTACGTCCTCGACCTGCTGATGACCGACGGCAAGGCGAGCGGTGTGGTCGCCTACGAGCTGGCCACCGGCGAGCTGCACGTGTTCTCGGCCAAGTCGGTGATCTTCGCGTCCGGTGGTTTCGGCAAGGTCTTCCGGACCACGTCCAACGCGCACACGCTGACCGGCGACGGGATGGGCATCGTCTGGCGCAAGGGCCTGCCGCTGGAGGACATGGAGTTCTTCCAGTTCCACCCGACCGGCCTGGCGGGTCTCGGCGTCCTGCTGTCGGAGGCGGCCCGCGGTGAGGGCGGCATCCTGCGGAACAAGGACAACGAACGCTTCATGGAGCGCTACGCGCCGACCGTGAAGGACCTCGCGCCGCGCGACATGGTCGCCCGCGCGATGGCGAACGAGGTCCGCGAGGGCCGCGGCTGCGGTCCGGACGGCGCGTACGTGATGCTCGACCTGACCCACCTGGAGCCCGCGCACATCGACGCGAAGCTGCCGGACATCACCGAGTTCGCGCGCACCTACCTGGGCGTCGAGCCGTACACCGAGCAGATCCCGGTGTTCCCGACCGCGCACTACGCGATGGGCGGCATCCCGACCAACATCCAGGGCGAGGCGCTGGCGAACAACGACGACGTGATCCCGGGCCTGTACGCCGCCGGCGAGGTCGCGTGCGTGTCCGTCCACGGTGCGAACCGCCTGGGGACCAACTCGCTGCTCGACATCAACGTGTTCGGCCGCCGGGCCGGGATCGCGGCTGCGGAGTACGCGTCGACCGCGGAATTCGAGGAACTGCCTTCCGAGCCGGAAAAGTATGTCGTGGAGCTGATCGAGGGGCTGCGCAACTCGACCGGTGAGGAGCGGATCGCGGCGATCCGGTTCGATCTGCAGGCGACGATGGACCTGAACGCGCAGGTGTACCGGACCGAGGGCTCGCTGAAGCAGGCGCTGATCGACATCGAGGCGCTGAAACTCCGGTTCGCGGACGTCGCCGTCCAGGACAAGGGCAAGCGTTTCAACACCGACCTGCTCGAGGCGGTCGAGCTCGGCTTCCTGCTCGACCTGGCCGAGGTGCTGGTGGTGTCCGCGCTGGAGCGCAAGGAGTCCCGCGGCGGGCACTTCCGCGAGGACTACGCGACCCGCGACGACGTGAACTTCATGCGGCACACGATGGCGTACCGCGAGATCGACGCCGAGGGCAACGTCAACATCCGGCTGGACTACAAGCCGGTCGTGCAGACCCGCTACAAGCCGATGGAGCGCAAGTACTGA
- a CDS encoding glycosyltransferase family 4 protein, with product MRIVMVAETFLPQINGVANTARHVADRLRARGHALLIIAPGPGPDAYGDVPVIRARSFRTPGYKEYPVGLPDPSIERAMADFKPDLVHLASPFIIGAYGLRAARKLGLPTVAIFQTDIAGFARQYPWYAAADRGIWRWVRRTHSRADRTLAPSTASVDALVQRGVPWVHLWGRGVNLDLFDPKHRDEEWRRQISPDGKPIVGYVGRLAAEKKVRRLAELTELDCRIVVVGDGPDRASLENALPTATFLGMRRGADLASIFAGLDVFVHTGEHETFCQTIQEAQASGVATVGPAAGGPLDLIHPGENGLLFEPGKPGSLRDQVKIMLDHPEARGRMAAAGLQRVQSRTWPAVVDDLVDRHYAEVLREAAAVRRVA from the coding sequence GTGCGAATCGTGATGGTGGCCGAGACTTTCCTGCCGCAGATCAATGGCGTGGCGAACACGGCGCGCCACGTGGCCGACCGGCTGCGCGCCCGTGGGCACGCACTGCTGATCATCGCCCCCGGACCGGGTCCCGACGCGTACGGCGACGTACCGGTGATCCGGGCCCGCAGCTTCCGGACGCCCGGCTACAAGGAGTACCCGGTCGGCCTGCCCGATCCGTCGATCGAACGCGCGATGGCCGACTTCAAGCCGGACCTGGTGCACCTCGCGTCGCCGTTCATCATCGGCGCGTACGGCCTGCGCGCGGCCCGCAAGCTCGGGCTACCGACGGTCGCGATCTTCCAGACCGACATCGCCGGCTTCGCCCGCCAGTACCCCTGGTACGCCGCCGCAGACCGCGGCATCTGGCGCTGGGTACGGCGGACGCACTCGCGCGCCGACCGCACCCTCGCGCCTTCGACGGCATCCGTCGACGCGCTGGTGCAGCGCGGCGTACCGTGGGTGCACCTGTGGGGCCGCGGCGTGAACCTCGACCTGTTCGACCCCAAGCACCGCGACGAGGAATGGCGCCGGCAGATCTCGCCGGACGGCAAGCCGATCGTCGGGTACGTCGGCCGGCTGGCCGCGGAGAAGAAGGTACGCCGGCTCGCCGAGCTGACCGAGCTGGACTGCCGGATCGTGGTCGTCGGCGACGGCCCGGACCGCGCCTCACTGGAGAACGCGTTGCCGACGGCAACCTTCCTGGGGATGCGCCGCGGCGCCGACCTGGCGTCGATCTTCGCCGGGCTGGACGTGTTCGTGCACACCGGCGAGCACGAGACGTTCTGCCAGACGATCCAGGAGGCGCAGGCGTCCGGCGTGGCCACGGTCGGCCCAGCCGCGGGCGGCCCGCTCGACCTGATCCACCCGGGCGAGAACGGCCTGCTGTTCGAGCCGGGCAAGCCGGGATCGCTGCGCGACCAGGTGAAGATCATGCTCGACCACCCTGAGGCCCGCGGCCGGATGGCGGCCGCCGGCCTGCAGCGGGTGCAGTCCCGGACCTGGCCGGCGGTGGTCGACGACCTGGTCGACCGGCACTACGCCGAGGTCCTCCGTGAGGCGGCGGCTGTCCGGCGGGTCGCGTGA
- the sdhC gene encoding succinate dehydrogenase, cytochrome b556 subunit has product MPSKPAGTLYRGREGMWSWVAHRITGVGIFFFLLVHVLDTALVRVSPHAYNEVIGTYKNPIVGLLEVGLVAAILFHAFNGIRLILVDFWAKGPRYQRQLMIGVGVIWVVLFVPFVIRHLTHVFGG; this is encoded by the coding sequence GTGCCCAGCAAACCAGCCGGCACGCTGTACCGCGGCCGGGAGGGCATGTGGTCGTGGGTCGCGCACCGGATCACCGGTGTCGGGATCTTCTTCTTCCTGCTGGTGCACGTGCTGGACACCGCGCTGGTCCGGGTCTCGCCGCACGCGTACAACGAGGTCATCGGCACCTACAAGAACCCGATCGTCGGGCTGCTCGAGGTCGGCCTGGTGGCCGCGATCCTGTTCCACGCGTTCAACGGCATCCGGCTGATCCTGGTGGACTTCTGGGCCAAGGGCCCGCGCTACCAGCGGCAGCTGATGATCGGCGTCGGGGTGATCTGGGTGGTCCTGTTCGTCCCGTTCGTCATCCGCCATCTGACCCACGTGTTCGGAGGCTGA
- a CDS encoding DUF2000 family protein, which translates to MDEPIRFDTKIAVLLRDDLAVWQRLNVTAFLVSGVAATHPEVVGEPYEDGDEVRYLPMFRQPVLVFEGSKEFMAVAHERALRREIEHAVFTQDLFATGNDRDNRAAVKAVSTADLDLVGIACYGPKNAVDKVLKGAAMHH; encoded by the coding sequence GTGGATGAGCCGATCAGATTTGATACGAAGATCGCCGTACTGCTGCGCGACGACCTGGCGGTGTGGCAGCGGCTGAACGTGACCGCGTTCCTGGTCAGCGGGGTCGCCGCGACACACCCCGAGGTCGTGGGCGAGCCCTACGAGGACGGCGACGAGGTCCGGTACCTGCCGATGTTCCGCCAGCCGGTGCTGGTGTTCGAGGGCAGCAAGGAGTTCATGGCCGTCGCGCACGAACGCGCGCTCCGGCGCGAGATCGAGCACGCGGTGTTCACCCAGGATTTGTTTGCCACTGGCAACGACCGCGACAACCGGGCCGCGGTGAAGGCGGTCTCGACCGCGGACCTGGACCTGGTCGGGATCGCCTGCTACGGGCCGAAGAACGCGGTGGACAAGGTGCTCAAGGGCGCCGCCATGCACCACTGA